A single region of the Ctenopharyngodon idella isolate HZGC_01 chromosome 21, HZGC01, whole genome shotgun sequence genome encodes:
- the LOC127503759 gene encoding urokinase plasminogen activator surface receptor-like isoform X2 — protein sequence MDLQISVFLLFILFTAGHSLSCYECMSLTGSCASQTVKTCPIGYSHCMTSTAVAQAGDINTKVKVKDCAPACQSVSMNTGVSKVTSSCCDTDQCNARDPPDPVPNGKKCFYCEGKSCSSILSCSGTEDHCIKATVAYGGQSVSVKGCASKSICDATASIHNVHNIESITCCEGNLCNGAQSVSQSFLFLCCSLLSYFLLH from the exons ATGGATCTGCAAATCTCAGTTTTTCTTCTCTTCATTCTTTTCACTGCAG GACACTCTCTCAGCTGTTATGAGTGCATGAGTCTGACGGGTTCTTGTGCAAGTCAAACGGTAAAAACATGTCCCATTGGATATTCTCATTGTATGACTTCAACAGCTGTGGCACAAGCTG GTGACATTAATACTAAAGTGAAAGTTAAAGATTGTGCTCCTGCCTGTCAAAGTGTGTCCATGAATACCGGCGTTTCAAAGGTGACTTCTTCCTGCTGCGACACGGACCAGTGTAACGCCCGAGATCCTCCAG ATCCTGTCCCGAATGGAAAGAAATGTTTCTATTGTGAGGGGAAGAGCTGCTCAAGCATTTTGAGCTGTTCAGGGACTGAAGATCACTGCATTAAAGCAACAG TGGCTTATGGAGGCCAGTCAGTTTCTGTAAAAGGCTGTGCATCTAAATCCATTTGTGATGCCACAGCATCAATTCATAATGTTCATAATATTGAGAGCATCACATGTTGTGAGGGGAACCTGTGTAACGGTGCTCAGAGTGTCTCCCAGAGCTTCCTGTTCCTCTGCTGTTCTCTGCTCTCCTACTTCCTGCTGCACTGA
- the LOC127503759 gene encoding urokinase plasminogen activator surface receptor-like isoform X4 has protein sequence MDLQISVFLLFILFTAGHSLSCYECMSLTGSCASQTVKTCPIGYSHCMTSTAVAQAGDINTKVKVKDCAPACQSVSMNTGVSKVTSSCCDTDQCNARDPPDPVPNGKKCFYCEGKSCSSILSCSGTEDHCIKATVAYGGQSVSVKGCASKSICDATASIHNVHNIESITCCEGNLCNGAQSVSQSFLFLCCSLLSYFLLH, from the exons GACACTCTCTCAGCTGTTATGAGTGCATGAGTCTGACGGGTTCTTGTGCAAGTCAAACGGTAAAAACATGTCCCATTGGATATTCTCATTGTATGACTTCAACAGCTGTGGCACAAGCTG GTGACATTAATACTAAAGTGAAAGTTAAAGATTGTGCTCCTGCCTGTCAAAGTGTGTCCATGAATACCGGCGTTTCAAAGGTGACTTCTTCCTGCTGCGACACGGACCAGTGTAACGCCCGAGATCCTCCAG ATCCTGTCCCGAATGGAAAGAAATGTTTCTATTGTGAGGGGAAGAGCTGCTCAAGCATTTTGAGCTGTTCAGGGACTGAAGATCACTGCATTAAAGCAACAG TGGCTTATGGAGGCCAGTCAGTTTCTGTAAAAGGCTGTGCATCTAAATCCATTTGTGATGCCACAGCATCAATTCATAATGTTCATAATATTGAGAGCATCACATGTTGTGAGGGGAACCTGTGTAACGGTGCTCAGAGTGTCTCCCAGAGCTTCCTGTTCCTCTGCTGTTCTCTGCTCTCCTACTTCCTGCTGCACTGA